From one Dermatophagoides farinae isolate YC_2012a chromosome 5, ASM2471394v1, whole genome shotgun sequence genomic stretch:
- the LOC124498812 gene encoding uncharacterized protein ZK1073.1 isoform X2, with product MANNLTTLEENKEMDSSKILAEACAAAAAAVGAQSTNSPTTSAHPPIPVPTKTLSFKVNDQIGDVQVHIQGELDEKKAIFLTVHDIGFNHRSMKDFVDLDCLSEIRMRSVFIHVDVPGQEDDAKDLEHFPTIQQIGEEVLLKVLDELKIQLCVGIGDGAGANILARFGLAHPERILGLVLINLVSLGVGFLESIKEKFFSKRRSSQQLCPEEIVTMHKLGNTAGDGLKYLVDNYSSHIKKINSTNLHRFMSAYMNRKEIVDLGNLDILLVTGSKSPFAAGVEHIYTKCDKQKTSLLKVDNCVDVVSQCPEKFAQSLLLFVKGLGFLTSLQLPGITHGGDTPPSKSSLAAIGRRRTLSMEEYDIPRMRRLSLTKDSR from the exons ATGGCCAATAATTTAACAACATTggaagaaaataaagaaatggattcatcaaaaattttggcTGAAGCATGTGCTGCAGCAGCCGCAGCTGTCGGTGCACAATCGACAAATTCACCTACAACCAGTGCACATCCACCAATACCAGTGCCAACAAAAACTCTTTCATTCAAAGTAAATGATCAGATTGGTGATGTTCAAGTCCATATTCAAG GTGAATTGGACGAAAAGAAGGCAATTTTTTTGACTGTACACGATATCGGATTCAATCACAG ATCAATGAAAGATTTTGTCGATCTTGATTGCC tATCGGAAATTCGTATGCGTTCTGTGTTCATTCATGTTGATGTACCGGGACAAGAAGATGATGCAAAAGATTTGGAACATTTTCCCACTATTCAACAAATAG gcgaAGAAGTGCTTCTTAAAGTGCtcgatgaattgaaaatacaATTGTGTGTTGGCATCGGTGATGGTGCCGGTGCCAATATATTGGCCCGTTTTGGACTTGCTCATCCTGAACGTATACTTGGCTTGGTACTTATCAACCTCGTTTCATTGGGCGTTGGATTCTTAGAATCTATAAAGGAGAAATTCTTTTCCAAACGTCGAAGCTCACAGCAATTATGTCCTGAAGAAATTGTGACCATGCACAAG ctTGGTAATACTGCCGGTGATGGTCTCAAATATTTGGTCGATAATTACAGTAGCCATATTAAGAAGATCAATTCGACCAATTTACATAGATTCATGTCTGCATATATGAATCGTAAAGAAATTGTTGATCTGGGCAATTTGGATATATTATTGGTTACTGGTAGTAAATCACCATTTGCAGCTGGTGTTGAACATATTTATACCAAATGCGACAAACAGAAAACATCATTACTCAAGGTGGATAATTGTGTAGATGTTGTCAG tcaatGCCCGGAGAAATTTGCACAAAGTcttcttttgtttgtcaaaGGGCTAGGATTTCTGACTTCATTACAGCTGCCAGGAATCACACATGGAG GCGATACACCGCCTAGCAAATCAAGCCTAGCTGCCATTGGAAGACGTCGCACACTTTCCATGGAAGAATAT GATATACCTCGAATGAGACGTCTATCATTGACCAA AGATTCacgataa
- the LOC124498812 gene encoding uncharacterized protein ZK1073.1 isoform X1, protein MANNLTTLEENKEMDSSKILAEACAAAAAAVGAQSTNSPTTSAHPPIPVPTKTLSFKVNDQIGDVQVHIQGELDEKKAIFLTVHDIGFNHRSMKDFVDLDCLSEIRMRSVFIHVDVPGQEDDAKDLEHFPTIQQIGEEVLLKVLDELKIQLCVGIGDGAGANILARFGLAHPERILGLVLINLVSLGVGFLESIKEKFFSKRRSSQQLCPEEIVTMHKLGNTAGDGLKYLVDNYSSHIKKINSTNLHRFMSAYMNRKEIVDLGNLDILLVTGSKSPFAAGVEHIYTKCDKQKTSLLKVDNCVDVVSQCPEKFAQSLLLFVKGLGFLTSLQLPGITHGGKEKFNNDCYMIFIVKISDLYYIKGDTPPSKSSLAAIGRRRTLSMEEYDIPRMRRLSLTKDSR, encoded by the exons ATGGCCAATAATTTAACAACATTggaagaaaataaagaaatggattcatcaaaaattttggcTGAAGCATGTGCTGCAGCAGCCGCAGCTGTCGGTGCACAATCGACAAATTCACCTACAACCAGTGCACATCCACCAATACCAGTGCCAACAAAAACTCTTTCATTCAAAGTAAATGATCAGATTGGTGATGTTCAAGTCCATATTCAAG GTGAATTGGACGAAAAGAAGGCAATTTTTTTGACTGTACACGATATCGGATTCAATCACAG ATCAATGAAAGATTTTGTCGATCTTGATTGCC tATCGGAAATTCGTATGCGTTCTGTGTTCATTCATGTTGATGTACCGGGACAAGAAGATGATGCAAAAGATTTGGAACATTTTCCCACTATTCAACAAATAG gcgaAGAAGTGCTTCTTAAAGTGCtcgatgaattgaaaatacaATTGTGTGTTGGCATCGGTGATGGTGCCGGTGCCAATATATTGGCCCGTTTTGGACTTGCTCATCCTGAACGTATACTTGGCTTGGTACTTATCAACCTCGTTTCATTGGGCGTTGGATTCTTAGAATCTATAAAGGAGAAATTCTTTTCCAAACGTCGAAGCTCACAGCAATTATGTCCTGAAGAAATTGTGACCATGCACAAG ctTGGTAATACTGCCGGTGATGGTCTCAAATATTTGGTCGATAATTACAGTAGCCATATTAAGAAGATCAATTCGACCAATTTACATAGATTCATGTCTGCATATATGAATCGTAAAGAAATTGTTGATCTGGGCAATTTGGATATATTATTGGTTACTGGTAGTAAATCACCATTTGCAGCTGGTGTTGAACATATTTATACCAAATGCGACAAACAGAAAACATCATTACTCAAGGTGGATAATTGTGTAGATGTTGTCAG tcaatGCCCGGAGAAATTTGCACAAAGTcttcttttgtttgtcaaaGGGCTAGGATTTCTGACTTCATTACAGCTGCCAGGAATCACACATGGAGGTAAGGAAAAATTTAACAATGATTGTTATATGATATTTATTGTAAAAATCTCTGATCTATATTATATCAAAGGCGATACACCGCCTAGCAAATCAAGCCTAGCTGCCATTGGAAGACGTCGCACACTTTCCATGGAAGAATAT GATATACCTCGAATGAGACGTCTATCATTGACCAA AGATTCacgataa
- the Graf gene encoding GTPase regulator associated with FAK, with protein MGLLPLEFTDGLTDSPFFRETLQSHERELDLTNTAIKHLIKDIKDLIAAARNLSRAQRTLSDTLNNFNFECIGNSQTDDEMVIANSFKDFARLLSTIEDERDRLLEKADEAFLEPIERFRRDQIGSAKEAKKKFEKETAKYCQNLERYLNLSVKKSETQLWEADANNSMEQQHFFKAMSEYVLKLQEVNERKKFEFVETVLSFMLGWLTFYHQGHEIATDFYSVKMELQMRLQRTRNNFNMTQEETKSLRKKMLDNQEKFRQKFQDSCSSKKTYSRQGYLFLMEKKAFTTSWTKHFCKFNKQTKRLKMIQYTQTTGKIVSTDEITIKECIKRNQDTIDRRFCFDIVAQPEILNSNHHHHHHSGHNHSATTNGGGSNSGSVGNNMAIQKHSNNSQNTNSSSNDGSAQVVIYTFQAISEEDYKYWLETLNARDPYPTNLSGQKSGKQNSNKINSDNLKNTIDSHLNETYQLDAEGYWFVKKCIRTIESHGLDQKGIYRMVGVASRVRTLMDMFAQSKSINQNHEDHEHDIDRTDLLPNFNVDSEDFETKTLTSALKSYLRNLAEPIMTFQLHHLFITAAKLENRALRIEKIHQLVHRLPPINFKVLKILIEHLQKVAKLHDKNLMTSSNLGVCFGPTLLRTAEESVAAIMDIKFVNVIAELLIENYEKFFLTKPTQMELEQVQPITNYLTSTVNQNYMNSQIQQRPLPNVPISQQQQQQQHYAKTIYETPMSTMNNRLLPPSLNQQQSPTNICRSNSQDQLHTANIQTKSRALYCNNQNALNSVGQNMNGSSTAMLHAQHSKQYSINYSTYPHYQIQPQQQQQQQQLNCNNTASRRALHLSLSSSSPSPSLGSTTLSTMANTLQQQQQQHLYSQPHQQQQQQQQQHQMFYKQIPANSIYGQIRTNSNHLLQPSISYQNLHYNNELSAAFSGDAMQKKSPTGPNSNIIYNRPMTSIGIMPPNSNYASLLRSDSNETGSKLESISKNNYSPITNESIALQSGFISIPNTQSMQQHSSRPVNFSSSSSTSLPSTPEHSQFPYKLPPATMIKSATTTSAMNRNPIVDQTGSTTADPIIELYGSSAGGGSVVNHPHHQQQFNHQQQQQQQQQPPVSKPIYASISSPSSPPQSSIGRTVRTRYVCIGGTDSELSFQPNMIITNVRPSREPGWLEGTLNGKTGLIPLNYVEYID; from the exons atgggCTTATTACCGTTAGAATTTACTGATGGCCTAACGGATTCGCCATTTTTTCGTGAAACATTACAATCACATGAACGTGAATTAGATCTGACCAATACGGCCATAAAGCATTTGATAAAAGATATTAAAGATTTAATCGCTGCCGCTCGAA ATTTAAGCCGAGCACAGCGTACATTATCTGatacattgaataatttcaatttcgaatGCATAGGCAATTCACAAACCGATGATGAAATGGTTATTGctaattcattcaaagatTTTGCCCGTCTTTTGTCCACTATTGAGGATGAACGTGATCGTTTACTTGAAAAAGCTGATGAAGCATTTCTTGAACCAATTGAACGATTTCGTCGTGATCAAATCGGTAGCGCAAAAGAGGCtaaaaagaaatttgaaaaagagACAGCAAAATATTGCCAAAATTTGGAACGTTACCTCAATCTATCTGTGAAGAAAAGTGAAACACAATTATGGGAAGCCGATGCCAATAATTCTATGGAACAgcaacattttttcaaagcAATGTCTGAATATGTTTTGAAATTACAAGAAGTGaatgaaaggaaaaaatttgaattcgtTGAAACTGTGCTAAGTTTTATGCTCGGTTGGTTAACATTCTATCATCAAGGCCATGAAATTGCTACCGATTTTTATTCGGTGAAAATGGAATTACAGATGCGTTTACAGCGGACACGAAATAATTTCAACATGACACAAGAAGAAACTAAATCATTGCGTAAAAAAATGCTTGATAATCAAGAAAAA TTTcgtcaaaaatttcaagattCATGTTCATCCAAAAAGACCTATTCCCGTCAAGGTTATCTATttttaatggaaaaaa aAGCTTTCACTACCTCATGGACTAAGCATTTTTGCAAAtttaataaacaaacaaaacgtttgaaaatgatacaaTATACTCAAACTACTGGGAAAATTGTATCTACAGACGAGATTACCATAAAAGAATGTATTAAAAGAAATCAGGATACCATTGATAGACGTTTCTGTTTTGATATTGTGGCACAACCAGAAATATTGaattctaatcatcatcatcatcaccattctGGTCATAATCATtctgcaacaacaaatggagGAGGTAGTAATAGTGGCAGTGTTGGTAATAATATGGCTATCCAAAAACATTCCAATAATTCACAGAATACGAATTCATCCTCAAATGATGGTTCGGCTCAAGTTGTCATTTATACATTTCAGGCCATATCTGAAGAAGATTACAAGTATTGGCTTGAAACATTGAATGCTCGTGATCCATATCCGACGAATTTAAGTGGTCAAAAATcgggaaaacaaaattctaataaaattaatagtgataatttgaaaaacacTATTGATAGTCATCTAAATGAAACGTATCAATTGGATGCTGAAGGTTATTGGTTTGTTAAGAAATGTATTCGAACAATCGAATCTCATGGCCTAGATCAAAAAGGAATTTATCGAATGGTTGGTGTAGCTAGCCGTGTTCGTACATTGATGGATATGTTTGCACAATCTaagtcaatcaatcagaatCATGAAGATCATGAACATGATATTGATCGTACAGATTTATTACCAAATTTTAATGTCGATTCAGAggattttgaaacaaaaacattgaccAGTGCTTTGAAAAGCTATCTTCGGAATTTAGCCGAACCAATTATGACATTTCAATtacatcatttattcataacAGCTGCGA AATTGGAAAATAGAGCTTTACGAATCGAAAAGATTCATCAACTTGTGCATCGTTTGCCACCGATCAATTTTAAAGTTCTTAAAATTCTTATTGAACATCTTCAAAA AGTTGCCAAATTACATGACAAGAATCTGATGACTTCATCCAATCTTGGTGTTTGTTTTGGTCCAACATTACTACGTACAGCAGAAGAATCTGTTGCTGCAATTATGGATATCAAATTTGTCAATGTTATTGCcgaattattgattgaaaactATGAGAAG TTTTTTCTGACTAAACCAACACAAATGGAATTAGAACAAGTCCAACCAATTACCAATTATCTAACTTCAACAGTTAATCAGAATTATATGAATAGTCAGATACAACAACGTCCGTTGCCAAACGTACCAAttagccaacaacaacaacaacagcaacattaTGCCAAAACAATCTATGAAACTCCAATGTCTACGATGAATAATCGTTTATTACCGCCATCGTTGAACCAACAGCAATCACCAACGAATATATGTCGAAGCAACAGTCAAGATCAATTACATACAGcaaatatacaaacaaaatctaGAGCTTTGTATTGTAATAATCAGAATGCATTGAATTCTGTTGGCCAAAATATGAATGGATCTTCAACGGCCATGTTACATGCACAACATTCAAAACagtattcaatcaattattctaCTTATCCAcattatcaaattcaaccacaacaacaacaacaacaacagcaacttAATTGTAATAATACGGCATCACGCCGTGCACTCCATctttctttatcatcatcatcaccgtcaCCATCATTAGGATCGACGACACTTTCAACAATGGCCAATACactacagcaacaacaacagcaacactTGTATTCACAGccacatcaacaacaacaacaacaacagcagcagcatcaaATGTTTTATAAACAAATTCCGGCCAATTCTATATATGGACAGATTCGAACcaattcgaatcatttaTTACAACCTTCAATTTCTTATCAAAAtcttcattataataatgaattgtcCGCCGCTTTTTCAGGTGATGCaatgcagaaaaaaagtccGACTGGACCGAATTCAAATATAATCTATAATCGACCAATGACTAGTATTGGTATAATGCcaccaaattcaaattatgcAAGTCTCCTTCGTTCAGATAGTAATGAAACGGGATCAAAATTAGAATCAATCAGTAAAAATAACTATAGTCCAAtaacaaatgaatcgataGCTTTGCAAAGTGGTTTTATATCAATACCAAATACACAATCAATGCAACAACATTCTTCAAGACcggtaaatttttcatcatcatcatcgacgtcATTACCATCGACACCCGAACATTCACAATTCCCATATAAATTGCCACCGGCTACAATGATTAAATCGGCAACAACGACATCGGCAATGAATAGAAATCCAATTGTCGATCAAACTGGTTCGACAACTGCCGATccaattattgaattatatGGCAGTAGTGCAGGTGGTGGCAGTGTTGTgaatcatccacatcatcaacagcagtttaatcatcaacaacaacaacaacaacagcagcaaccgCCCGTTAGCAAACCGATATATGCAAGTATTTCCAgtccatcatcaccaccacaatcatcGATTGGTAGAACGGTACGAACACGTTATGTTTGTATTGGTGGTACCGATTCTGAACTATCATTTCAACCAAACATGATCATTACAAATG TTCGACCATCACGGGAACCAGGCTGGCTTGAGGGCacattgaatggaaaaactGGTCTCATACCACTCAATTATGttgaatatattgattga
- the LOC124498841 gene encoding uncharacterized protein LOC124498841, which translates to MRAPSIEQQQQQPMNEPPSLYNPYDSNQMIYYTDYYYPYDDNRCMNIQYCVNSVPIPSNAAELYHNDIVYDTDDHHHHQQQQTSMLYENRENLDNNPAMIINNNDQFSNVNEMVTGESSNGNQTIK; encoded by the exons atgcGAGCACCATCC ATcgagcaacaacaacaacaaccaatgaATGAACCGCCATCTTTATATAATCCTTACGATTCGAACCAGATGATTTATTATACTGATTACTATTATCCATACGATGATAATAGATGTatgaatattcaatattGCGTTAATAGTGTTCCAATTCCATCGAATGCAGCCGAATTGTATCACAATGATATTGTCTATGATactgatgatcatcatcatcatcaacaacaacagacatCGATGTTGTATGAAAATAGAGAAAATCTTGATAATAATCCAGCAATGATaattaataacaatgatcaatttaGTAATGTAAACGAAATGGTGACCGGTGAATCTAGTAATGGCAACCAGaccatcaaatga